From the genome of Pelobacter propionicus DSM 2379, one region includes:
- a CDS encoding PqiB family protein: MTETSQDQEFQDIPEAVAEPKRRFSLQLVWLIPIVAAIIGGTLAVRSYLQQGPTISISFKSGDGLEAGKTKIKFKDVEVGLVTEIKISKDLKHVIATAELVKEATPYLVEDTKFWVVRPHISGGSVTGLGTLMGGSYISMDVGTAKKTLRNFQGLETAPVVTMDEPGSRFKLHSQDLGSLDIGSPLYFRRIKVGQVLSYELDKDGRGVTFKVFVAAPYDRYVRANSRFWHASGVDIAIDANGLKVNTQSLVSIMVGGIAFQTLDEDAEAPPPDRNLAFTLCANREEAMKQPDSYSNTYTMVFHESVRGLSVGAPVDFRGVIVGEVTGIQVEFDSRSKQLNMLVETRVYPHRMTSRSSQMLVSNPRDPQSYINQMVTYGLRGQLKSGNLVTGQLLVSLDFFPRASKASINWSSDPPRFPTTPSSLVELEATLGKVMKKLERLPLDEVVGDVRQALQSFDATMKSTDQVVKRAGGEVVPEARATLEEARKTLQTAKKVLEDDAPLQQDLRETLRELSRAAQSLRMLTDQLERHPESLISGKPAAKGE; encoded by the coding sequence ATGACTGAGACATCCCAAGACCAGGAATTTCAGGACATCCCCGAGGCGGTGGCCGAGCCGAAGCGGCGCTTTTCCCTGCAGCTGGTCTGGCTGATCCCCATCGTGGCGGCCATCATCGGCGGAACCCTGGCCGTCAGATCCTACCTGCAGCAGGGGCCGACCATCAGCATCAGCTTCAAGAGCGGTGACGGGCTGGAGGCGGGCAAGACCAAGATCAAGTTCAAGGATGTGGAGGTCGGCCTGGTCACGGAGATCAAGATTTCCAAGGACCTGAAGCATGTGATCGCCACCGCCGAGCTGGTCAAGGAGGCCACCCCCTACCTGGTGGAGGACACCAAGTTCTGGGTCGTGCGCCCCCATATCTCCGGGGGGAGCGTCACCGGACTGGGCACCCTGATGGGGGGGAGCTACATCAGCATGGACGTGGGCACAGCAAAAAAAACACTGCGCAACTTCCAGGGGCTGGAGACTGCCCCGGTGGTTACCATGGATGAGCCGGGGAGCCGCTTCAAGCTGCACAGCCAGGATCTGGGGTCGCTGGACATCGGTTCCCCGCTCTATTTCCGCCGTATCAAGGTGGGGCAGGTGCTCTCCTACGAACTGGACAAAGACGGCAGGGGGGTCACCTTCAAGGTATTCGTCGCCGCCCCCTACGACAGGTATGTCAGGGCCAACAGCCGCTTCTGGCATGCCAGCGGAGTCGATATTGCCATAGACGCCAATGGCCTGAAGGTGAACACCCAGTCGCTGGTCTCCATCATGGTGGGGGGGATAGCCTTCCAGACCCTGGATGAGGATGCCGAAGCCCCTCCGCCTGATCGGAACCTGGCCTTCACCCTCTGCGCCAACCGCGAAGAGGCGATGAAACAGCCTGATTCCTACAGCAATACCTACACCATGGTCTTCCACGAATCGGTGCGTGGCCTGTCGGTGGGGGCGCCGGTTGACTTCCGCGGAGTGATTGTCGGCGAGGTTACGGGAATCCAGGTGGAGTTCGACAGCCGCAGCAAGCAGCTCAACATGCTGGTGGAGACGCGGGTCTATCCCCACAGGATGACTTCGCGGTCCAGCCAAATGCTTGTAAGCAATCCGAGGGATCCCCAGAGTTATATCAACCAGATGGTTACCTACGGACTGCGGGGGCAGCTCAAGAGCGGCAACCTGGTTACCGGACAGCTCCTGGTCTCCCTGGACTTCTTCCCCCGCGCTTCCAAGGCCAGCATCAACTGGTCCAGCGATCCTCCCCGCTTCCCCACCACCCCCAGCAGCCTGGTGGAACTGGAGGCAACGCTGGGCAAGGTTATGAAAAAACTGGAAAGACTGCCGCTGGATGAGGTGGTCGGCGATGTGCGACAGGCATTGCAGTCCTTCGACGCCACCATGAAGAGTACGGATCAGGTGGTCAAGCGGGCGGGTGGCGAGGTCGTGCCCGAGGCGCGGGCAACCCTGGAGGAGGCACGCAAGACGCTGCAAACGGCGAAAAAGGTCCTGGAGGACGACGCGCCGCTGCAGCAGGATCTGCGAGAAACATTGCGGGAACTGTCGCGCGCCGCCCAGTCGCTGCGGATGCTTACCGATCAGCTGGAGCGTCATCCCGAGTCGCTGATCAGCGGCAAGCCCGCCGCCAAAGGAGAGTGA